The genomic interval CGCTGATCGCAGCGACAGCAGCGATCTTGTCTTTGGTGCTGATGTCAATCGCCATGTCGCGCAGGGCGTCCGAGACCTTCTTGGTCGCCGCTTCAATACCGCGCTTGAGTAGCATCGGGTTGGCGCCAGCAGCGACATTCTTCAGGCCATCATTGACGATGGTCTGGGCGAGCAGGGTCGCGGTGGTGGTACCATCGCCGGCGATGTCGTTGGTCTTGGTGGCGGCTTCCTTCAGGAGCTGCGCCCCCATGTTCTCAAAGGGGTCTTCCAGCTCAATTTCCTTGGCTACGGTGACGCCGTCATGGGTGACGGTCGGGGCGCCGAATTTCTTGTCCAGGGCGACATTGCGGCCCTTGGGACCAAGCGTCGTGACGACGGCATCAGCCAGCTTATCAACGCCGCGCTTGAGGCCGCGACGAGCTTCTTCCCGGAAGACGAGTTGCTTGGGCATAGCTTATAACCTCCAACGGTCAGGATAAACGCCAGTTGCTGAGGAAACTGCTTTACTTCTCGATAACCGCCAGGACGTCGCTTTCCTTGAGGATCAGCAGCTTCTCATTGTCGAGCTTGATCTCGGTGCCGCCGTACTTGGCGAACAGTACCTGATCGCCGACCTTGACTTCCATAGGAATGCGCTTCTTGCCGTCTTCATCAAAGCGCCCCGGGCCAACCGCCAGGACTTCACCCTGCTGGGGCTTTTCCTTAGCCGTTTCCGGCAGGTAAAGCCCGCTCGCGGTCTTCTCCTCGCCCTCAAACGGCTTGACCACGATCCGATCATTCAGCGGGCGTAGTTTGATGGACATACTCAGCCACCTCCTCGGAGTTAGATGCTGATAGGCATAACACGTTGTTGCCAGTGAAAGAGATCATCCGGCGTTAGCACTATAGACTTTAGAGTGCTAATCTTCACCGTCGGCAATATACCAGAGGACAGGGGGGTTGTCAAGCAATTCTAGCAAACTTCTTATGCGAGTGCTAATGCCGCAGGCGCGCCAGTTCTGTCCGTGATCCTGACGTCAGGAGGCGGGGACGCCGGGAGCCCAGGTGGCTTGCTGGCGATATGACCAGGCTTTGCCCGGTGGCGCTTATGTAGCTGAGAGTCGCAAGCAGTGAACACCCCTCTGCATGTGGAGCATTGATCGCTGACAACCTTTGCCCGTGCTGTTCTCCTACCGCCCGCTGCCCGGCAACAGCCGGATGATGCGGCCTTCCAGGATGGAGACAGCGATGTATCCTTCCGAACTGACGGCCACATCGACCGGGTGTTCGGGGTAGAAACTCTGTCCCTGGATGGTCATGATCTCCAGTGGGTAGCCGTAATAGACGTCGACTGGTACTAGGAGTTCCCGAACGGATGGCTGGCCGGTTTCATCCCGAATGAGGTTCCCGGTGGCGTCCTGGCAAGGTTCAGCGCGCCCTCGCGAGTCAAAACAGAAGCGGTAGAGTGCATAGCCGGTAGGGAGGTAACCCGCCGTGCTGCCGCGCAAGACGATCAGCAGATCGTCCTGGAAATCCGGGAAGGCCTCTCCCCGATAGAAAGTCATGCCGCCGGGCGTGCTGTAGGC from Anaerolineae bacterium carries:
- the groES gene encoding co-chaperone GroES, producing MSMSIKLRPLNDRIVVKPFEGEEKTASGLYLPETAKEKPQQGEVLAVGPGRFDEDGKKRIPMEVKVGDQVLFAKYGGTEIKLDNEKLLILKESDVLAVIEK